The genomic stretch ATTTAGGGACATTTGCGTTTGTTCTGAACATTCAAGTTCATGGTTCATTTTTACTAATAACAAATTACAGGTAActaaatgaataataatgaatttaaaagaaatgttaaacaataaaataaggtaaaaataattaattacgaaaaaaaatacaaagattagtcaatatactgtaaatttagaaattattgtgaggtgtTTATAATTGCGAAAAATGGGACAGaattgtaaacgcaataattaaaactctattttgaaatattttttatatgaattaaacaggatttttctttaaaatcctaaaaattaaaatcacatttacgTCTAAAATGActaaattgcaataataaatgcacgtaataatttctgaatttacagaaaaagatgaaaatactTGTGTGAAATTGACTAAAATCTTGTATAGAGTATGATACACACCTGTTTATTTCATCAATAACTTCTGATGGCGCTGATGTTGTTGACTGGTGATGACCTATAGGTAATATGAGTATATGATCATCTACAAGACCTCCTTTTGCTAATGCTAAGtatgtctaaaaataaaatttttgatataagaTTGTACAATGTTAATCTGTATTTCAAATatcatgattttgattttactttattaTTACTGTATGGTTGAATCAGTctattttacacattttgtttttttcccaTTAACTAAATAAAGGAATGTTTGAAACAGCTTGTTTGTAATCTAAGAACAGTATGAAACAACTATTgcattgattttttataaatgtataaatatgaaacattaggcagcaaccatttgattttcggggggggggggctatgggttttttttctggacaaattatttttttcgcctgcagcgaaaaacaatctatttttttcgcgacaagtcgaaaacaatttttttctttcaattttagcattacatatagtggcagctgagggtgaaacaaacaatttttttttctcagaatcaagaacaaattctttttttctccaaaaactggaaacaaactttttttccaaaaaaaaaccatagccccccccccccccccccccccagaaaatcaaatggttgctgccttagcaagagtatgttcaaaaatttatttctacttatgtatgctgatgatatggTTATTTTCTCAGAATCTGTTTAAGAGTTACAAAATATGCTTGTTACATTATAGGAGTATACATCAAAATGGTCATTGAGTGTTAATATTGATAAAACTAAAATTGTAGTATTTAGGAAAGGAGGTAGAGTTCATATTGATGAGAAATGGTATTATGATAATAAGGAAATTGAAGTTGTTGATAATTTTACCTACCTTGGtgtactttttaattttaatggcAAATATAATATGTTACAACAGAAACTGTCAGAACAAGGTAGACCAGATGCTtagcagggcgcagctttatacgaccccagttgtcgaaccctgaacagttggggcaaattgagtcacaatattcaagcttgatactgtctgaatttggattgtgataaaaatttCCAGGCTTGcctatatttttaaaactttttttaaagaaagatttaaCTTACATGTATGCCAACGCTGACCACAAGATGTTTTTCAACTTCTGGACTACCTAAACAAAACCAACATGGACCAGTGGGTTCCTCTGAAAATTGTAAAGTTGTGATACTTTAAGCACCAGATATAATGTTTAATATCAGTTTctaaatttaatgttttcttgtGTAAATTTTATTACAACTATATTTGTGAGATACAACAAGAGTTTGCTAAATAGAACTGAAGATTACCTAATTGATAATACTACTTGTGTACTAGCACCACCATCTGCTTAGTATTCAATTTGTCTACTACCGTACTGATGTTTCAGTCATTAAATGTACTCTGCAAATAAAATTACTTCATCTAAATTAGTTTAGCATCAATAGACCACTTTCCAGTTCAtacgtcaccggaaaaaactcgtcaattatacgcgcctttatgacgtcatttaccagatagcgGGGGTTGCCGGTATCCCTGCAcaatttacgttcatcaagcgtcttagtgatcgtcatttgtgcaggataaactagaaataatggttgttctgtaggtacttaatgacaattccctaatgacagcaatgctgattgtcaattttgagaattcaatttttgccgaataattcgtacaatatagaattatagttttccaatcactcgctcaacattggaatggaagtgacgacgtccctaaacgcacaaatgacgttcactaaaaccagagtttttgacggaagtGCACCCAACTCCAAAGTTGTCTAATGTTTTTAACTTACTGTGTTTAATTTGCTTTCTATCAGGTCCTCCATCTTTATCTCTTTGTCTCTTTTTACCCTTTTCTTCTCTTGGAGTCATGTCATAGAAAAACTGTGCATCAGActctttctgaaaaaaataatattaagctAATTTCATATTACTAAACTATAAAAGAATTATACCTTACAGAAATCTTGTGAAAAATTAGTGGATTATTTCATCATTGAACTTGCATATTCCCGTTTTTTTTTTAGGATAATGAGGTATTCTAATAGTGTTAGATTTCAGTAAAGCCATTCAAGCACAAAGCATTAAAggctttaatcacaaaataatgttatttgaaatattataaccTGATGCttcagggtgcagctttatacaaccacagaggtcgacctctgaacagttggggcaagtattgacacaccattcaagcttgatacagctctgaatttgagacagcaaaggtttctgacacaaaatgaatgtggtctaaggacttaaatatatttaattttacttttgagCAATACATTTTGCTGTTGAATACTGAtcccctaaaaaaaaaaatatttcgagaaattttaattattttttttttaatttttgaaatctgaaatgagaaaaattgtaccatccctcccccccccccatttttttcaccCCCCCCTCCTTTCCCTCATTCCAAAAATattctcaattaaaatttctaatagagttcaataactactcatttaaatacatcataaaatataaaatgacatacagtcatgtGGGTaaaatagtaacttctaaaaataaatttacagctaatCATCAtctcttaatacataattttcaagcagtttaAGGgagttttaaaatcaaatatatatgtaggactcaaatctatggtaggttccaaatctatggcatattcctaatctatggcaaatgtgacgaaATGCCATCCCAAATGTATGGCAGATTTTTTacaatcctaatctatggcagattttttacaatcctaatctatggcaagttttgtaatttccAAATGTATGGTGGAAAACAATCCAGTACATATATGACCAATGACTTGTCTTAaacaattttttcaattttaaatagattagagttggttttcctgtttgaatggttttacactaataatttttggggccctttatagcttgatgttcgctgtgagccaaggctccgtgttgaaggccgtaccttgacctataatggtttactcttatAAATTTTGACTcaggtggagagttgtctcattggcactcataccacatcttcctttatctatgttGGACAACAGGATcatgtctataaacatttgtgaaataaacatttcataatggtcaaccaaaacattttgaaaatgcaTTCCATtatggtcaaccaaatcgtgatggtaaCCAAAATATTTGGTAAATGATGAATTCATATACCTCAATACAGACTTCAGTATTCAAATAATGAGCCCcgtaaaaattcaaaaaaaatataacattggtACCTATTTACCCAATTTATTAAACCAACTAGTAAGTCCCTTAACAAACAAGAAggcagttttttttacaaaaaaaataaatagaaaaaatatcaaaatatgaacagtttgaattttcagataatatttatttcatcGTTAATACATCATTTTTATTTGATGTCAATTTAAATCAAGTATCCATTAATTTTATCTTTTACTTAATAAACTTTGGCAGCTGTAGACAGTAAAATATTTACTATAACTCCTTTTCTAAATATTCGGTACTGAAAAAAGTGGTGCCCTAGCTGGTTTATAGGTTTCAGCTGTCACAGCACACATTGTCCCTCTTCTGAATATCTTCTTTAAACCATCCACAAATTGTTTTAGAGGGAAATACCTTCATCTAGAATCGTGTTCAAATCTATGAGCTCCGCAATCGTTTGTGGCGGCGAAGATGCAATATTGCGATATTCAATTGTGAAGCAATTTAAAGATCTACCAtagatttgaagaaaacaaaaatctgacaTAGATTTGAGTTGTTTGCGTTTGTAACGTAACATTTCCCATAGActtggaacccaccatagatttgagtcctacatatatattacaGTATTCTGTAAATGGCAGGGatgtaactacattgaggcaaatgaggcaaatgcctcatgttaaaaatttcaaaaaaaataaaaaaaaaataaacaaaagattgtctttatatcaaattgttttcacggaaagtgtctaacaaaaagcaagttctcttcactctctggtgtcgcccctgcatgtttttcgtgatccatgtttctCTTTTACTTTTAGATTTTGGTCTATTGTTTGAACTTCTGTGTCCCAGGTTTGTCTTGTgctcatttattgtcctactttatgacaaTAGTCTGAGaagtgattttcatttgtaaacgtgtggttttACAATGTTGCATGCCAaccgatgtccagatattgtgcgagaaaatattttaagaatatacaagacacagaaaaaaatgatcGTTTCTACATAGAGAATTAAATTTGATATCAAAGAATTCACAACTGGTTTCTTTTGgttgataaaactagatagctgacatggtttaaattaaagtaaggtcaccaattttctggtatcaaataatttgaaaaaagcaataatgtattgccatatgaccatTTCCATTGATGAGTTAAACTTGGATTAAGTCATTTTCAGAAccttttacagaaaataaaggaatatggagtaaatgtgCACTAAACCTAAtagcacacaaagtcaatgcataaaaaaaatactaatgatcaatcatttggtcaaagttgccggagggtcttcaacaataaaagaatcattaataccgtaaaacagggtaaagatggtccctagtgtcgacttaagcagtactagtatttaaaaCATAATACTGCACTTTCACTATATTTCaatctagtcataaaaatatCACCCAAGtctaagcacaatacaagactaaaacagacagacagatccggtattaatgattatcaGAATTACGAATTTTGCTTtgtcctacatatcggtcttttaatgttgtccatAAAACcttaaagtcttaaattacaatgaatctatgCTTTTGCTTtcagaccagaatattgtcgaaaaaaacaaaaaattaattgcgtttcaatgtCAGAAAGAGTTTGGGAAACgcctcagaatgcacgattttgcgttatttttctcagagcttctgggggccttgtgCGGCCCCAGTTCCCTCGCCCCTCGTCTAAAAATTGCGATATATTTAGCCTCACTATTtgaagaggctagttacggccctgaatggaattggattacctccattacactgctttaaaattgtctaaaatgtcctttaaccagaaaaacccttgtttccctcctccctttttggcccctaattgcTAAATGTTTTGTGCCATAACCacccataaccatccctttgtagtatggaaacttgtggtataatttcagagatttATTCACTTAAATACAAAttattgactggaaactacaaaaatgcttatttgggccccttattcctaaacattTGGGACCATAAAATCAACCCCAAGCTTCCTTTTgcggttataaacattgtgttgaaatttgattgattgattgattgattgttggttgcttaacgtccagtggcaaatatttcatgcatattcaggacgagaacaagttcacaataaattttattgatttctatttacttttgcTAAAGTTATTATCTAGAAACCATCTGTCTTTGGACAATGCTGACGACGAAGACGCGATACCAATAAACGATAAAAAATAGTTCTTTAATTTGAAACTACTATTGATGTGAAATACAACCAAAGTTAGACATGGTATGTAGGTTTGGTGCCATAAAAATCTTGGGAGTTGTTGCATACTTTAGTGAAAAATTGTTGCAGTGAAATATCATCAATATGGAATTCTGAGATATGCTCTTGACATATTATGTAGACATTTTTATATTGTTGAAGGTTATATGTTGACCTCTTTTTTTTGTCTGAACTGATTTTGCTGTGTGACGGATCTTTACCCCACatattattctatttttattcaGATTTAATTCATATcgatatttttacttttaacttaCCTCTTGTCTTGGTTTGCTCTCTTCCATATTAAAAGGACATTCTGTCACATCTGGTGTTTGTTTGGTTAATTCTGATTGGTCAATTGAAGAGAGAGGTGTGATACTAAAGGCATACAAATACTAAAAGAAAAAGATCAAATTAATgcaatttacaaaacttttaagtAATTTCTAAATCATAAATGAGGTTAATTCAATAATGTTGAGTTACAGAGTTAATAGAATAAATTAATACACAATccaaaaaattctaaatacataagactttgaaatttatttattattggtaGGTAAAAAAGTGGTTTCTGTGTTCAAATTATTCTCTTCAAGGATACAACATTcttgttttaacattttcttcAAAGGAACATAAATTAGCTTAATAAACCAGAAAACAGTGTCACAAATGTGCCCATGAAAGAGTAATGTCGATCTATGGACATCACTTTACAAACTATAATGctacttttaatcaaaatttaaatgtggCATTcctaaaatgcatttaaaacttGTAGTAGCTTTCAAAAATAGGTTCATTtagacttatttaaaaaaaataaaaaaaatatcccaaAACTTATTATATCTGATGTATGTTTCAGTGTCTAAAATCACCTTTTTCTTTTGAGTATTACTGAGTTTAGCCAGTCCAATAAATCTGGTAACATGTCTCTCTTTCTCTGCTAAAACTTTGTGGTTtctgtgaaaaataaaataaggataagtaacaaataaatttattttcttttaccaGTTTCTGAATTGATCTATAGTATTAAGTGTATGAgggacatgtattgtcgaaatgcgcatctggtgcaagaaaattggtaccgttaattgtattactaccactgggtcgatgcctctgctggtggactatcagtccccgagggtatcaccagcccagtagccagtacttcggtactggcatgaaaatacggattgttttgtgttattaaaatttgctgttacaaaatattagaaattaatataaattaaggaatgtatctccctcatgcaaagctctgattcctttcacggatttggctatactttttggacattttggattatagctcgatcttcatcttttatataagttttggatttcaaatattttggctacgagcatcactgaagagacatgtattgtcgaaatgcgcatctggtgcaagaaaattggtaccgttaattgtattatCCTACAATGTAACCCAAGCAAACTGCTGAAACTATATACTTaccacaaaatatatttatatatggcgttcattatcactggactagtatatatttgtttaggggccagctgaaggacgtctacgggtgcgggaatttctcgctacattgaagacctgttggttaccctctgctgttgttttttatttggtcgggttgttgcctctttgacacattccccatttccattctcaattttattctatagtTTATACAAGACCgacttttcatttttatcatactCCACTTTTATTGAATATAATAAGCCAGAATATACAACCAAGCGTGCATAATCAAAAGTGACATATCAAAATTTAAACATGCTTCTTCTTATACTTAAGACAGCACCAGTTTTCCTTCCTGTCAAGTTATTGTagaaaatctttttattttgagaAATATTGAACTACATTTTATAAGTTGACATTTTGTCAAACTAACTACTGTATGGATATTCCCATCAGCTTAAAATTTGATAGATTGACCATAAGGAGTTTTTTCAGAGACATAAAATGAACCTAATATTTAGCTACCTATAAGGCTGTctttcataaaacacattttccATTCCACAAAAATGATACCTAGGCCTGAGATTGATGGCTAGCTGAGAAACAAGACTTGACCCTACATTTGTTGTAGCAAGCTCTCCCTGAAAAGAGATAcatatttttaacagaaaatgttaATTTAATTTCTCTTAAACATTCAACAAATTTATATGTAAAaacagaaattattgtgtgcatttattattgcaaattttgaagaatggacaaaatGCACACAATATATTATGATGATATTGAGAAAACTGTATGCAGATATGTTTATCAAATATCAGAATGTGAGTTGTTATTATAATAATACTCATCCAGTtgcattattttcataaataaaaaccttgatatataattttatgaatttacagtatgccATTTTACTACTTGATAAAGTTGCAGCAAAACTGGAACTGTGAGTGAACACACAAACATATACTGAGACATTTATCACATATTGCAATATTCAAGTAAATACATTGATTATCTCCCATTTATCAAGTAGTATTTCTATAAGAACATTCTAACTGTTTGCAGTTTCGTAAATATCCATCAAGTTATTCAGAAGGGATCACACTTACAAGACACATGGGCAGATGAACAGAGTGACAGACAGACAGGCAAACATGGGGATTCATATCTATCTCCTAAAACTTTGTTTGCTTGGggtattattatttcaaaatatataaagtaatgAAAAGTACCAGGCTTGGATACGCTAAACACGATTTTATCTACATAAGACTTAAAGGCTTGTTCAACATTTTTAAGTTTAGAAATAGGATAGAGTTTTAAAAAGTCATTTGTCAGTTTTTGATCATAGGGAAGTTGTTTCATTAACATTATAACCCAAATTGCCTTGTCTATattgtaagttttcatttttcatgtgATCTTATTTGCTTTAAAATTTATATGATGATGGACATTATAATATACAAACCACTGGAATTCCATATCTGTCTACTCCTTTAGGCCACTGTGATGTTATAAGGATATCAACCCCCTGGAACTTCGTATCCGTAGCAACAGGTAATAACAGTGATGTCACATCCTGTTGTGAGAAGTTTATTTCTTCAGATTTACCCTCGCTGCTCTCTGTTCCACTTAAGTAAGCAATGGTTAAACCAGAACTGCCATTGTATGTTCCTTTTTTCCCTGTTTattggaaaaatattttgattatgaacTGTATAGTCAACATAAGAAGTAAATCATTATTTCTTTGAAAGAAATAAAcatgaaaagttaaaaaatatttcagtgacatttttttatatcaatttttgttgattgagaaaaatatatttttgggcTGTTTTGTCAAACATACTTTAGAAACTTGTACTTTGTTGAACTTTTAAATTCCTGGTTAACCTTTACcacaaaatactaaaaaaactGGTATTCCATCAATAATTATGAATCCAAAGTAATGCTGACTTGACATTTCACCcaatttcaccattttcccgccaaaattttgGGTTTTAAGACAAAACATGTATTTTTCCTTATCGGTTTTTTATTTGCTAAAAGCTTGCTTTTTTTAGTtcacaagatattttttttacagtatctGAACATTTTAAGCATCATACTTCTACTGTTCTACACTATGACAGACATATAGATTCCATAACTATAACAAGtgtgttacaatatttctccacttaAGACAGttaaattctaatatttgaaACATGAGGCTTGCCAAACTTAAAATCAAACTGTttagagtggagaaatatcgtaatacatgaGTTAAAGTTgtgaaatctgtttctctaataatttttatccttccttttcaagaATTTACAGAAAGTTGTTTTCTTTATatgtgatgtcatcaggcatggtcacctTTTATCATGACTTCACAACAGGAAATTCAGatgaaatcaataaatcaatcatttgcTGACAACAGATATTTCAGTTATGGAATCtattgaaatttattcttacatacttttgattttttaaccttgaatgctaacattgcctaggtaaaatttgaaaattgtttgtatgcacattgaacgacaaatatatgtgacgtataaaattttctgacgtcagacacacaaatcaatgaatgtgtatgtagatagatgttttagtgttctgttaaattgttccttttaaaattgttatatgatgatgactgatgtacccatattttgactatttttaaccggatttttgtgacaaaaatgtcggttattgatttggggatgtacgttgggcgggcggcaatcaaatgttgtccgtgcattaactcatgaaccgttcaaccaaagcttttaaaatttaaatattttgttactgacaactaaatgaaggtcaaattcaataatggcgattttgacatttaccgttcaggagttatggttcttgaaagattgaaaaatagtttccagtcgtgtccgtgcatttacataTGAACTGTTCTAcgaaagcttcccaaattttaatatgttgttactgatgacaaaatggaggtcaagttcaataatgtcgattttgacttttaccattcaggagttatggttcttgaaagattgaaaaatggtgtttccagtcgtgtccgtgcattttctcatgaaccattcaaccaaagcttttgaaatttttatatgttgttacagatgacaaaatagaggtcaagttcaataatgacaattttgacttttaccgttcaggagttatggttcttgaaagatcgtaaaatggcgtttccattcacgttgttgcatttactcatgaaccattcaatctaagcttttcaaattttaatatgttgatactgataacaaaatggaggtcaaatttgatattgacgattttcactttcactattcatcagtaatggttcttgtgatattgccaggacacaaataaatgttaataaatccggtttgctgtcgttgtgacagcctcttgtatttattgtgtctgtttagttaacgcatcaatgtaaatataacggaattttatgagactgtcatcaaagtgagagggttagcgctataaaaccaggtttaatccaccattttctacatttgaaaatgcctgtaccaagtcagg from Mytilus edulis chromosome 7, xbMytEdul2.2, whole genome shotgun sequence encodes the following:
- the LOC139481440 gene encoding CWF19-like protein 1, yielding MIFKCGPSMCLRPVKVVEMSTQLKIFVAGDVEGNFDQLFSRIKNIQKKSGNFDLLLCVGDFFGTNFMAWESYVKGEKKVPIATLILGPNKFEHTDYYKDNKDGGDLCDNVTYLGKKGTYNGSSGLTIAYLSGTESSEGKSEEINFSQQDVTSLLLPVATDTKFQGVDILITSQWPKGVDRYGIPVGELATTNVGSSLVSQLAINLRPRYHFCGMENVFYERQPYRNHKVLAEKERHVTRFIGLAKLSNTQKKKYLYAFSITPLSSIDQSELTKQTPDVTECPFNMEESKPRQEKESDAQFFYDMTPREEKGKKRQRDKDGGPDRKQIKHKEPTGPCWFCLGSPEVEKHLVVSVGIHTYLALAKGGLVDDHILILPIGHHQSTTSAPSEVIDEINRYKTALNKFFKQIGKSVVFFERNYKTQHLQIQVVPVPIDCVQELKDAFMQCSEEENVELNEIPKHSDLKQIVPSGTPYFYAEIPSGEKLLHRIKKQFPIQFGRDVLSSVQVLNMPERVDWRNCKISKDKEARLAAKFKEDFKQFDLNLD